The following are encoded in a window of Hippoglossus stenolepis isolate QCI-W04-F060 chromosome 10, HSTE1.2, whole genome shotgun sequence genomic DNA:
- the LOC124852605 gene encoding cytosolic 5'-nucleotidase 1A-like produces the protein MSLNSQTLTGSGQDCTRNGSSSSSSSRAPMENESMILKPSTPTRKPIPPKPENAITIAVSSQVLFNMEKEQQIYEQQGMEGYIKYQGEHETEPFSPGPAFSFVKALEAVNTQLRELYPDSEELFDVVLMTNNHADVGLRLINTINHHLWL, from the exons ATGAGTTTAAACAGTCAAACTCTGACTGGCAGTGGACAGGATTGTACCAgaaatggcagcagcagcagcagcagcagcagagccccCATGGAAAATGAGAGTATGATTTTGAAGCCCTCCACCCCCACCAGGAAACCTATACCA CCCAAGCCGGAGAACGCCATCACCATCGCTGTGTCGTCTCAAGTCCTCTTCAACatggagaaggagcagcagatCTACGAACAGCAAGGCATGGAGGGTTACATCAAGTATCAAGGGGAGCATGAAACGGAGCCTTTCAGCCCCGGACCTGCCTTCTCCTTTGTCAAG GCTCTGGAGGCTGTAAACACTCAACTGAGGGAGCTTTACCCTGACAGTGAGGAGCTGTTTGATGTTGTGCTTATGACCAACAACCATGCAGACGTTGGCCTGAGACTCATCAATACCATCAATCATCACC TATGGCTCTGA